In Altererythrobacter rubellus, the following are encoded in one genomic region:
- a CDS encoding class I adenylate-forming enzyme family protein, with protein sequence MPSELDIALENIIGELIQEGQPFETVPFERNGVTMPAFKNAPPSLAHYFAHFCNEHKDLTFLVDGDVRLTFGQAWAAASCVAHGLATQHGVKKGDRVGIAARNSANWIIAYMGIVMAGGCATLLNGFWSGDELAYGIRLAECDVVLADAGRAKRLEGTDHSAKLVLIDHDSAPAEGLANIWAEGDTAMAMLAQIGPDDHATILYTSGSTGQSKGAYSDHRGVVSGVFSYVAQSAMAKVLLESRGEDVSTQPCALIAVPLFHVTGEVPLFLQSFGIARKLVLMPKWDAREALRLMEAEKVTYFVGVPLMSYEIATHPEREQFDVSSCKSFAAGGAPRPVDHVNKIKEAFPGGFPLLGYGLTETNAVGCGNFNENYMAKPGSTGKASVPLVDLAILDNDGNPRPQGEVDEVCIRSVANFLGYWNNEEATKAAFTDDQYFRTGDLGYLDEDGYLFIVDRKKDIIIRGGENISCIEVEEAIYGHDAIAECSVFGVPDDRMGEVPAAVFYQKGGSTPVSKEELREYLLSRIAPFKVPLPEHIWVSDKALPRLGTQKIDKRTVRTMFAGELVDS encoded by the coding sequence ATGCCTTCAGAGTTGGATATTGCGCTTGAAAACATCATCGGCGAACTGATCCAGGAAGGTCAGCCGTTCGAAACTGTACCCTTTGAACGCAATGGTGTGACCATGCCTGCGTTCAAGAACGCGCCGCCAAGTCTGGCCCATTATTTCGCGCATTTCTGCAATGAGCACAAAGATTTGACATTCTTGGTCGATGGCGACGTTCGGCTGACCTTTGGTCAGGCATGGGCCGCTGCAAGCTGTGTCGCGCATGGGCTGGCAACGCAGCACGGCGTGAAGAAGGGTGATCGCGTAGGCATCGCCGCTCGCAACTCGGCCAACTGGATTATTGCCTATATGGGCATCGTTATGGCGGGTGGCTGCGCCACATTGCTCAACGGTTTCTGGTCTGGAGACGAGTTGGCCTATGGCATCCGCCTGGCCGAATGCGATGTAGTGCTGGCAGATGCGGGCCGCGCCAAGCGACTCGAAGGCACAGACCATTCCGCAAAGCTGGTCTTGATCGATCATGACAGTGCGCCGGCTGAAGGTCTCGCCAATATCTGGGCTGAAGGTGACACAGCGATGGCTATGCTGGCGCAGATCGGCCCCGATGATCACGCCACCATCCTCTACACCTCTGGTTCGACCGGCCAGTCCAAGGGCGCCTATTCAGACCATCGCGGCGTTGTCAGCGGCGTGTTCAGCTATGTCGCGCAAAGTGCGATGGCCAAGGTACTGCTCGAATCGCGCGGCGAAGATGTGAGCACGCAGCCATGCGCTTTGATCGCGGTCCCGCTGTTCCACGTAACAGGCGAAGTGCCGCTGTTCCTGCAAAGCTTTGGCATTGCGCGCAAGCTGGTGCTGATGCCCAAATGGGATGCACGCGAGGCGCTACGGCTGATGGAAGCAGAGAAAGTCACTTACTTCGTCGGCGTTCCGCTGATGAGCTATGAAATTGCAACGCACCCAGAGCGTGAACAATTTGATGTATCAAGCTGCAAGAGCTTTGCCGCTGGCGGCGCACCGCGCCCGGTCGATCACGTCAACAAGATCAAGGAGGCTTTCCCCGGCGGGTTCCCGCTGCTCGGTTATGGCCTTACAGAAACCAATGCAGTTGGCTGCGGCAATTTCAACGAAAACTACATGGCGAAACCCGGCTCTACCGGCAAAGCCAGCGTGCCATTGGTTGACCTCGCCATTCTCGACAATGATGGCAATCCACGCCCGCAAGGCGAAGTGGACGAGGTTTGCATCCGTTCGGTGGCAAACTTCCTGGGCTATTGGAACAATGAGGAAGCGACCAAGGCCGCTTTCACTGATGACCAGTACTTCCGCACGGGCGATTTGGGCTATCTCGACGAAGACGGATATCTCTTCATCGTCGATCGCAAGAAGGACATCATCATTCGCGGCGGCGAGAATATCTCCTGCATCGAAGTGGAAGAGGCGATCTACGGCCACGATGCGATCGCGGAATGCTCTGTATTCGGCGTTCCCGACGATCGGATGGGCGAAGTGCCAGCGGCCGTATTCTACCAGAAGGGCGGCAGCACGCCTGTAAGCAAGGAAGAGCTGCGCGAATATCTGCTTTCGCGCATCGCACCGTTCAAGGTTCCATTGCCCGAGCATATTTGGGTGTCTGACAAGGCGCTGCCACGCCTGGGCACACAAAAGATCGACAAACGCACGGTTCGCACCATGTTCGCCGGCGAGCTCGTGGACAGCTAA
- a CDS encoding [protein-PII] uridylyltransferase — protein sequence MNSVKIPRQRAIIDRRKTAEAINALVAEKGDAARNEIVSLLKDVLRNGRAEIAKRLAENPSAGHECVAAQALLIDQMLRLVHDHVIEHVYPAGNRSSAERIAILAVGGYGRAEMAPHSDVDIAFITPMKRAAWCEQVIEAMLYFLWDLGLKVGQSSRTVDETIRMAKEDLTIRTALLESRFIWGDRALYAETGRRFWAEVAKGSERQFLTQKLEERDARHKRMGDSRYVVEPNIKEGKGGLRDLQTLYWIGKYVHRVRSAAELVDVGLLTKAEYSSFRRAEGFLLAVRSHMHMITGRAEDRLTFDLQREVAARMNFADRPGKSAVERFMQFYFIQARRVGSLTGVFLAHLDDEFAKKRARKGFFAGWNQKARTLKGYRVFGGRIAAPSDDWFKKYPVRLIEVFQLAEANSLEIHPDTMRQADRDSTLIKANIREDKCANALFVELLAGRNDPETVLRWMNEAGVFGRFVPDFGKVNAQMQFDMYHHYTVDEHTIRAIGLLSRIEKGELSADHPRSTRLIHRVNSRRAIYVAVLLHDIAKGRGGDHSVLGAEVAEELCPRFGLSENETELVAWLVRYHLLMSATAFKRDLTDPKTIENFVGEVQSLERLRNLMILTAVDIRAVGPGTWNSWKGQLLGDLYDAAQERLRLGHMKHGRQQRIAAKQEAVVALLGDKAHLKEDVGSLLDDSYWIAEHEDMITSNLIQYEIARKNEEQLSIHCEFDATRGATLVSVIAADHPGLFFRIAGGIALAGANIIDARIHTTRTGYAVDNFLVQDPHGQPFAEGRQLERLKRSIRDALANRVDLVPKLAARPLPITRSSAFRIAPRVTFDNNASGRFTVIEVNARDRPALLNRLARALFESKLVIQSAHVTAYGERAADTFYVTDLLGAKITADDRLKEISDRLLHAASDARQKQLEEA from the coding sequence TTGAATTCCGTCAAGATACCTCGCCAGCGCGCGATTATCGATCGGCGCAAGACCGCTGAGGCGATCAATGCATTGGTAGCCGAAAAGGGGGATGCGGCACGCAATGAAATTGTGTCGCTGCTGAAGGATGTGCTCCGTAATGGCCGGGCAGAGATCGCCAAGCGGCTGGCGGAGAATCCTTCTGCCGGGCACGAATGCGTGGCTGCACAGGCCCTGCTGATCGATCAGATGCTGCGGCTGGTGCACGACCATGTGATCGAGCATGTTTATCCGGCGGGCAATCGCAGCAGCGCTGAGCGGATCGCGATTCTGGCAGTCGGCGGGTACGGCCGGGCCGAGATGGCGCCACATTCCGACGTCGACATCGCCTTTATCACGCCGATGAAACGCGCTGCGTGGTGCGAGCAGGTGATAGAAGCCATGCTCTATTTCCTGTGGGATCTCGGGCTGAAAGTGGGTCAATCGAGCCGCACCGTCGATGAAACCATCCGCATGGCGAAAGAGGATCTGACGATCCGCACCGCGCTTCTGGAAAGCCGCTTCATCTGGGGCGACCGCGCCCTTTACGCAGAAACCGGTCGGCGCTTCTGGGCCGAAGTTGCCAAAGGCAGTGAGCGCCAATTCCTGACGCAGAAACTGGAAGAGCGCGATGCGCGCCACAAGCGGATGGGTGACAGCCGTTATGTGGTCGAGCCCAATATCAAGGAGGGCAAAGGCGGCTTGCGCGATCTGCAAACGCTTTATTGGATCGGCAAGTATGTCCACCGCGTCCGCAGCGCAGCGGAACTGGTTGATGTCGGCTTGCTGACCAAGGCCGAGTACAGCAGTTTTCGCAGAGCCGAGGGCTTCCTGCTGGCGGTGCGCAGCCATATGCACATGATCACTGGTCGGGCTGAAGACCGATTGACCTTCGATCTTCAGCGCGAGGTCGCAGCGCGCATGAACTTCGCTGATCGCCCCGGAAAAAGCGCGGTTGAGCGCTTCATGCAATTCTATTTCATTCAGGCGAGGCGCGTAGGAAGCTTGACCGGCGTGTTCCTGGCCCATCTGGACGATGAGTTCGCCAAGAAGCGCGCCCGCAAGGGTTTCTTCGCAGGATGGAACCAAAAGGCGCGGACGCTGAAAGGCTATCGTGTTTTTGGTGGCCGGATTGCTGCCCCGTCAGACGATTGGTTCAAAAAGTACCCGGTGCGTCTGATCGAGGTTTTCCAGCTGGCCGAAGCCAACAGTCTGGAGATACACCCTGACACGATGCGTCAGGCTGATCGTGACAGCACGCTGATCAAGGCGAATATCCGCGAGGATAAGTGTGCCAATGCTCTGTTCGTTGAGTTGCTGGCTGGACGCAACGATCCGGAAACGGTGCTGCGCTGGATGAATGAGGCGGGCGTGTTTGGCCGCTTCGTACCTGACTTTGGCAAGGTCAATGCACAGATGCAGTTCGACATGTATCACCACTATACTGTTGATGAGCACACTATCCGCGCGATCGGATTGCTCTCCAGAATCGAGAAAGGTGAACTTTCAGCGGATCACCCGCGCTCGACCCGGCTGATCCACCGCGTTAACTCAAGGCGTGCGATTTATGTCGCTGTGTTGCTTCACGATATTGCCAAGGGGCGCGGCGGAGACCATTCAGTGCTTGGCGCCGAGGTTGCCGAGGAGCTGTGCCCTCGCTTTGGCCTGTCCGAAAACGAGACCGAACTGGTTGCCTGGCTGGTACGCTATCACCTTCTGATGAGTGCGACCGCGTTCAAACGCGATCTCACCGACCCCAAGACCATCGAGAATTTCGTAGGCGAAGTGCAAAGCCTTGAGCGACTTCGGAATCTAATGATCCTTACCGCTGTCGACATTCGCGCGGTCGGGCCGGGCACGTGGAACAGCTGGAAGGGTCAGCTGCTCGGCGATCTATACGATGCCGCGCAAGAGCGCTTGCGTCTTGGCCACATGAAACATGGTCGCCAACAGCGTATCGCCGCCAAGCAGGAAGCGGTTGTCGCTCTGTTGGGCGACAAGGCCCATCTGAAAGAAGACGTCGGATCGTTGCTCGACGATTCCTATTGGATTGCCGAGCATGAAGACATGATTACCAGCAATCTGATACAGTATGAGATCGCACGTAAAAACGAAGAGCAACTCTCAATCCATTGCGAGTTTGACGCAACGCGCGGTGCGACCTTGGTCAGTGTCATCGCGGCAGACCATCCCGGTCTGTTTTTCCGGATTGCAGGCGGTATCGCACTTGCAGGAGCGAACATCATCGATGCGCGCATTCACACCACGCGCACCGGCTACGCCGTCGATAATTTCTTGGTACAGGATCCGCATGGGCAGCCCTTTGCAGAGGGCCGACAGTTGGAGCGGCTCAAGCGTTCGATCCGCGATGCACTCGCGAACCGGGTCGACCTGGTGCCCAAGCTCGCGGCACGCCCATTGCCAATTACCCGCTCGAGCGCATTCCGAATTGCTCCACGCGTTACCTTTGACAACAATGCATCGGGGCGCTTCACTGTGATCGAAGTCAATGCGCGCGACAGGCCCGCGCTGCTCAATCGCCTCGCCCGGGCGCTGTTCGAAAGCAAACTGGTGATCCAGTCCGCGCATGTGACAGCCTATGGCGAGCGTGCGGCTGACACTTTCTATGTGACCGACCTGCTCGGCGCGAAAATCACCGCTGATGATCGCCTTAAGGAAATATCGGACCGACTGCTGCACGCAGCAAGTGATGCACGTCAGAAACAGCTCGAAGAAGCCTGA
- a CDS encoding TonB-dependent receptor: MNTRFASLKTLALLGAGMAMIPATAFAQDAVEEEEQQTGRTSIADATNVIVVTGTKTQNAENVQDVPLAVTAFNAESLDALKVRDVQGLTYSAPNVSLDQIGTSRGTANFSIRGLGINSSIPSIDPTVGVFVDGVYLGFSGGVVFDLFDLESVEILRGPQGILFGRNTTGGAVLINTGNPTDYLTGKFRAAVDGPLVDGGRGGANYTVSGVISGPIVEDTLLFKLGAYYNKNEGYFTNLFDGSNHGKAETKILRGALEGRFGDLTLTGKLDYFTSDGDGPSGQNRGVFERDTFDLSIDERGNYDNEIWTGSLTAEVDIGPGTLTNIFGYRDYSATTLGDIDSLPIFGFHSSTETEHDQISNEIRYAISTDNFDLTIGGFYFDQSIAYTETRDLPPLSPLTFYGGGSQDHEVLGAFAASQYYLTSDFSVIAGIRWSREEKYAGVTYVRPRPECSVVGGTCPTSGTNPFIPTENNGFEDGRSWTNWSPKFGFQYEFDDSQIYAHWTRGYRSGGYNFRITNATVFETVVVPATGGNFGFDEERVDNYEIGGKFQTSDGALTVNAAVYLTEIDDMQREVNQSSPTAGVSQFILNTADAEILGFEVEGRARVTDNLIFTANLGIIDDDYKSVAFDISSDGAIDDADTALRLPRVPEVTWGVGMLHELILPNGAIVSRVNYQFRDEFAYTDNNLGWIQAADNLDANITWETPMDGLSVSIYGKNLLDQVQAGGDTQLPFGGPLSNGVNRPFDAYPAGGTLSPLSKGRQIGAEMTFEF; the protein is encoded by the coding sequence ATGAATACCAGATTTGCTTCATTGAAGACGCTTGCCTTGCTTGGAGCAGGCATGGCGATGATTCCCGCTACAGCTTTCGCGCAAGATGCTGTGGAGGAAGAAGAGCAACAGACGGGCCGTACGAGCATCGCTGATGCGACCAACGTCATTGTTGTGACCGGCACAAAGACGCAGAATGCAGAAAATGTTCAGGACGTGCCGTTGGCGGTGACAGCGTTCAATGCAGAAAGCCTCGATGCGCTCAAGGTGCGTGACGTTCAAGGACTGACATATTCGGCACCCAACGTGTCGCTTGACCAGATCGGCACCAGCCGTGGAACCGCAAACTTCTCGATCCGCGGTCTGGGCATCAACAGCTCGATTCCCTCGATCGACCCAACTGTCGGCGTATTCGTCGATGGCGTTTACCTCGGCTTCAGCGGCGGCGTCGTGTTCGACCTGTTCGACCTTGAAAGTGTAGAAATTCTGCGCGGCCCTCAGGGTATCCTGTTCGGACGCAACACCACCGGCGGCGCGGTGTTGATCAACACCGGCAACCCGACCGACTATTTGACCGGAAAATTCCGCGCGGCGGTTGATGGACCGCTTGTAGATGGCGGTCGCGGCGGTGCAAACTATACCGTCAGCGGCGTAATTTCAGGCCCGATCGTTGAAGACACGCTGCTGTTCAAGCTGGGCGCATATTACAACAAGAATGAAGGTTACTTCACCAACCTGTTCGATGGCTCAAACCACGGCAAGGCTGAAACCAAAATCCTGCGCGGCGCGCTGGAAGGCCGCTTTGGCGACCTGACACTGACCGGCAAGCTGGACTATTTCACCAGCGATGGCGACGGCCCTTCAGGCCAGAACCGCGGTGTGTTCGAGCGTGACACTTTCGATCTGTCGATCGACGAGCGCGGTAACTACGATAACGAGATCTGGACCGGATCGCTCACTGCAGAGGTTGATATCGGCCCGGGTACACTGACCAATATCTTCGGTTATCGGGATTATTCGGCAACAACACTGGGAGATATCGACAGTCTTCCGATCTTCGGTTTCCATTCAAGCACAGAAACCGAGCACGATCAGATTTCGAACGAGATCCGCTACGCGATTTCGACTGACAACTTCGACCTGACGATCGGCGGTTTCTATTTCGACCAGTCGATTGCCTACACAGAAACTCGTGATCTGCCGCCGCTCAGCCCGCTGACATTCTATGGCGGTGGTTCGCAGGACCACGAAGTATTGGGCGCGTTTGCGGCAAGTCAGTATTATCTGACGTCGGACTTTTCTGTCATCGCCGGCATCCGCTGGAGCCGCGAAGAAAAGTACGCTGGCGTGACATATGTACGTCCGCGTCCAGAATGTTCGGTAGTTGGCGGCACATGCCCAACCAGCGGCACAAACCCGTTCATCCCGACCGAGAATAACGGTTTCGAAGATGGCCGCAGCTGGACCAACTGGTCGCCAAAGTTCGGCTTCCAGTATGAATTCGACGACAGCCAGATCTATGCTCACTGGACCCGCGGATATCGCAGCGGCGGCTACAACTTCCGTATCACCAACGCGACCGTGTTCGAGACTGTCGTTGTACCGGCAACCGGCGGCAATTTCGGCTTCGATGAAGAGCGCGTCGACAATTACGAGATTGGCGGCAAGTTCCAGACCAGCGATGGTGCATTGACCGTCAACGCTGCAGTCTATCTGACCGAGATCGACGACATGCAGCGCGAAGTGAATCAGAGCTCGCCAACTGCCGGCGTGTCACAGTTCATCCTGAACACGGCGGATGCCGAAATTCTTGGCTTCGAAGTTGAAGGGCGGGCGCGGGTTACCGACAACCTGATCTTCACGGCGAACCTCGGCATCATCGACGATGACTACAAGAGCGTAGCTTTCGATATCTCGAGCGACGGCGCAATCGACGATGCAGACACCGCTCTGCGTCTGCCACGTGTGCCGGAAGTAACCTGGGGCGTTGGCATGCTCCATGAGTTGATCTTGCCGAATGGCGCGATCGTCAGCCGGGTGAACTATCAGTTCCGCGACGAGTTTGCCTATACGGACAACAACTTAGGCTGGATCCAGGCTGCCGACAACCTTGATGCCAACATCACATGGGAAACCCCGATGGATGGCCTGTCCGTATCGATCTACGGCAAGAACCTGCTCGATCAGGTTCAGGCTGGTGGTGACACCCAGCTGCCGTTCGGTGGTCCGCTTAGCAATGGCGTGAACCGTCCGTTCGATGCCTATCCGGCTGGCGGCACACTGTCGCCGCTGTCGAAGGGTCGCCAGATTGGTGCGGAAATGACTTTCGAGTTCTAA
- a CDS encoding YggS family pyridoxal phosphate-dependent enzyme, with protein MANEAAYRLDEVRANIAKACKPSRRETDDVTLIAVSKTHPAEKITPLLEAGHRVFGENRVQEAQEKWPALREAYPDVELHLIGQLQSNKADEAVALFDCIHGLDRPSLLKALAKAMDKAGKRVPCFIQVNIGEEEQKGGCAIADLPALIEQAKAAEIPILGLMCIPPFDIEPAPFFAYLFKLAADNGLDQLSMGMSGDYETAVMLGSTHVRVGTALFGERRKQGQ; from the coding sequence ATGGCAAATGAAGCAGCATATCGCCTCGATGAAGTCCGCGCCAATATCGCGAAGGCGTGCAAGCCTTCGCGCCGCGAGACCGATGACGTTACATTGATTGCGGTCAGCAAGACCCATCCTGCGGAGAAGATCACGCCACTTCTGGAGGCCGGGCATCGCGTCTTCGGAGAGAACCGCGTTCAGGAAGCGCAGGAGAAATGGCCTGCGCTGCGCGAAGCCTATCCCGATGTTGAGCTGCATCTGATCGGGCAATTGCAATCCAACAAGGCGGACGAAGCAGTCGCGCTTTTTGATTGTATTCACGGTCTGGACCGCCCCAGCCTGCTGAAAGCACTTGCCAAAGCGATGGACAAAGCGGGCAAACGTGTGCCGTGTTTCATTCAGGTCAATATTGGTGAGGAAGAGCAGAAGGGGGGCTGCGCAATCGCTGATTTGCCTGCGTTGATAGAGCAAGCGAAGGCGGCGGAGATCCCGATCCTTGGCCTGATGTGTATTCCGCCATTCGACATCGAACCTGCGCCATTCTTTGCATATTTGTTCAAGCTGGCGGCCGACAATGGCCTGGATCAGCTTAGCATGGGCATGAGCGGCGATTATGAAACCGCTGTGATGCTGGGCTCGACCCATGTGCGTGTAGGGACCGCACTGTTTGGTGAGCGCCGGAAGCAGGGGCAGTGA
- a CDS encoding thiamine phosphate synthase has product MTARYSVAMAQFQHLPDLWLLSDERNDGTLEASLARLPRASGFVYRHYHLDDPQRWARFQLLKRVCRALEHVVILADSTLTAREWGADGIYGAPRSLYPTRTDMLTIATAHDLEEIGQANRARADAVMVSPAFATNSHPETPFLGPNRFRMLAQHADMPVIALGGMNQRTADRLKWPRWAAIDGLS; this is encoded by the coding sequence ATGACAGCGCGCTATAGCGTGGCAATGGCGCAGTTCCAGCATCTTCCTGACCTTTGGTTGCTTTCAGACGAACGCAATGACGGCACGCTGGAGGCATCCCTGGCTCGGTTGCCGCGCGCATCAGGCTTTGTTTATCGCCATTATCATTTGGATGACCCGCAGCGTTGGGCCAGGTTTCAGCTATTGAAGCGTGTGTGCCGCGCGCTTGAACATGTGGTCATTCTGGCTGACAGCACACTAACCGCGCGCGAATGGGGCGCTGACGGTATCTATGGTGCACCGCGATCCCTCTATCCAACGCGTACCGATATGCTGACAATCGCAACGGCGCATGATCTCGAAGAGATTGGGCAAGCGAACCGCGCAAGGGCCGACGCGGTGATGGTTTCACCCGCGTTTGCAACCAATTCACACCCTGAGACCCCATTTCTTGGACCAAATCGGTTCAGAATGCTCGCGCAGCATGCCGATATGCCTGTCATCGCGCTGGGCGGTATGAACCAGCGTACGGCGGATCGGCTGAAGTGGCCGCGCTGGGCGGCGATAGATGGGTTGAGCTAG
- a CDS encoding FtsK/SpoIIIE family DNA translocase produces the protein MATRSMRKKGQADWRAAFRRSMRRAGQMAGAGGLLILLVFLTLALASYTQTDPSGSTAASGNDIRNWMGASGAWAADKVLGTFGITSVLLLPLIYIGARGLWREVEHEDEDKGTRWWLPLGMLLVAMVLLSTFLSLMFEGPDSTLPAQMGGISGLLGASAVNAVADRFGEGTSGWVTGGLVFASLAGGIALTTRVFAIDWRSLLTLPDFVRNLLPVRSTREITDETSTPRLKRAKSNRDRGDAEVLADPAPRRTPTITDPTKPPKKAALANAKQRDMFASFDLPSLDLLEDMPEDKGVKLDKMALERNARLLENVLDDFNVKGEITAVRTGPVVTMYELEPAPGIKASRVIGLAEDIARNMSAISARVAPIPGKTVMGIELPNAERQMVSFKELAACAAFAENKGTLPIILGKDIAGEPIVADLAAMPHLLVAGTTGSGKSVGLNAILLSLLYRFTPAECRLILIDPKVLELKSYDDIPHLLSQVVTEPHKSVRALKWAVEEMERRYRMMSSVNSRNISGFNEKVRAAAAKGKPLGRRVQTGFDPETGEELFEEEQLDYEPLSMIVLIVDELADLMVTVGKEIEVLIQRLSQKSRAAGIHLIMATQRPSVDVITGVIKANLPTRISFKVTSRIDSRTILGEQGAEQLLGRGDMLYKPNTGALTRVHGPFVSDDEVERVANYWRSQGKPEYVDAVTEEPEDGGGLSFEDEFTASDNPEERKYRQACQIVIENQKASGSWLQRQMGVGYNTAAKWIERMESEGLVGPANHVGRREIFRDQDGNPI, from the coding sequence ATGGCTACACGGTCAATGCGCAAAAAGGGACAGGCAGACTGGCGCGCGGCATTCCGTCGCTCGATGCGCCGCGCCGGTCAGATGGCGGGGGCGGGCGGGCTCCTGATCCTGTTGGTTTTTCTGACCCTGGCGCTGGCAAGCTATACCCAGACTGACCCGTCCGGTTCCACGGCCGCATCGGGCAATGACATTCGCAACTGGATGGGTGCAAGCGGGGCTTGGGCCGCAGACAAGGTGCTGGGCACATTTGGCATAACTTCGGTGCTGCTGCTGCCGCTCATCTACATCGGCGCGCGCGGGCTTTGGCGCGAGGTCGAGCACGAAGATGAAGATAAAGGCACCCGGTGGTGGCTGCCGCTCGGCATGCTGCTCGTCGCAATGGTGTTGCTCTCAACCTTCCTGTCCTTGATGTTCGAAGGGCCGGACAGCACGCTGCCTGCGCAGATGGGCGGCATTTCTGGCCTATTGGGCGCTAGCGCGGTCAACGCCGTGGCGGACCGTTTCGGTGAAGGCACGTCTGGCTGGGTTACAGGCGGGCTGGTGTTCGCCAGCCTGGCCGGCGGCATTGCACTTACCACGCGCGTATTCGCGATCGACTGGCGCAGCCTGCTGACCTTGCCGGACTTCGTACGCAATCTTCTGCCAGTGCGCAGCACTCGCGAGATCACCGATGAGACAAGCACGCCCAGATTGAAGCGCGCAAAATCGAATCGGGACCGAGGCGATGCGGAGGTTCTGGCAGATCCTGCACCGCGCCGTACACCGACGATCACTGATCCTACCAAACCGCCCAAGAAAGCCGCACTCGCGAATGCCAAGCAACGCGATATGTTCGCAAGCTTCGACTTGCCGAGCCTCGATCTGCTCGAGGACATGCCCGAGGACAAAGGCGTCAAGCTGGACAAGATGGCGCTCGAGCGAAACGCGCGTCTGCTTGAGAATGTGCTCGACGATTTCAACGTCAAAGGTGAGATCACCGCAGTGCGTACTGGCCCGGTTGTGACGATGTACGAGCTGGAACCAGCACCGGGCATCAAGGCCAGCCGCGTTATCGGCCTGGCCGAAGATATTGCCCGTAATATGAGCGCGATCTCCGCCCGCGTTGCACCGATCCCGGGAAAGACGGTGATGGGCATCGAGCTTCCCAATGCCGAACGGCAAATGGTGAGCTTCAAAGAGCTTGCCGCTTGCGCAGCCTTTGCGGAAAACAAGGGCACGCTGCCGATTATCCTGGGCAAGGATATCGCAGGCGAGCCTATAGTGGCGGACCTTGCTGCCATGCCGCACTTATTGGTCGCTGGCACGACCGGTTCGGGTAAGTCGGTGGGCCTCAACGCGATCCTGTTGTCACTGCTATATCGTTTCACACCGGCTGAGTGCCGCTTGATCCTGATTGACCCCAAGGTGCTCGAGCTCAAGAGTTATGATGATATCCCGCATCTGCTCAGCCAGGTTGTGACGGAACCGCACAAGTCCGTGCGCGCGCTTAAATGGGCGGTCGAGGAGATGGAGCGCCGCTATCGCATGATGAGCAGCGTGAACTCGCGCAATATCAGCGGTTTCAACGAGAAGGTTCGCGCCGCCGCCGCCAAGGGCAAGCCGCTGGGCCGGCGCGTGCAGACCGGCTTCGATCCCGAAACGGGTGAGGAGCTGTTCGAGGAAGAACAGCTCGATTACGAACCATTGTCGATGATCGTCCTGATCGTGGACGAGCTGGCTGATCTGATGGTGACGGTCGGCAAGGAAATCGAAGTCCTGATCCAGCGCCTCAGCCAGAAATCACGCGCGGCGGGCATTCACCTGATCATGGCAACGCAGCGCCCATCAGTCGATGTCATCACCGGCGTGATCAAAGCGAACCTGCCGACACGGATCAGCTTCAAGGTAACCAGCCGGATCGACAGCCGCACCATTCTGGGTGAGCAAGGCGCCGAGCAGCTGCTTGGCCGCGGTGATATGCTGTACAAGCCCAACACCGGCGCGCTGACCCGCGTCCACGGGCCGTTCGTGAGCGATGATGAAGTCGAAAGAGTGGCGAACTATTGGCGCAGCCAGGGCAAGCCTGAATATGTCGACGCGGTTACCGAGGAGCCGGAAGATGGCGGCGGGCTGAGCTTTGAAGACGAATTCACCGCCAGCGACAATCCCGAAGAGCGCAAGTACCGCCAGGCCTGCCAGATCGTGATCGAAAACCAGAAAGCCTCTGGCTCATGGCTCCAACGCCAGATGGGCGTGGGCTACAACACCGCCGCCAAATGGATCGAGCGGATGGAAAGCGAAGGGCTGGTCGGCCCGGCGAACCATGTCGGCCGCCGCGAAATCTTCCGCGATCAGGATGGCAATCCGATCTGA